The Notamacropus eugenii isolate mMacEug1 chromosome 4, mMacEug1.pri_v2, whole genome shotgun sequence DNA window GGGCTACTTGGGGGCAGAGCTCCGTAGACACCAGaagttaagaaaagaaagagcagattctgtgattctgtagaGCCTCTGTCACTGGGGATTCTCCAGTCTGATCAGAGAATGGTTCTCCCTGATAGGTACAGCCTAGAAGGACAGACAGGACAAAAACATCAGAGGCTGCTTCCAATTGTCTTGGAACACTGAAGTAATGGCCAGCCTTTCCATAGTCCTTCAAACTTTCCCAAGTCCTTTACAGCCATATCACCTTATTTGAGCTTAGAAAGGATTCAGGGTacttattattcctattttacttaCATGGTAACTAAGGCTAGGTGAGATGCCCATGGTCTCAGAGCAAGTAAATGTCAGAGTTAGGATACAAACCTGTGTCTTCTGGCCTTAGATCTGAAACATTCCCAGTCTACCATGTTGCCTTCTGTGTCTTCAAAGTCACGCAATGTATTCTGATATCTGAAAATATGCACAAAGCGTTGATGTAGCATTTGGAATAAGGAagccttggattcaaatcctggctctgtggTTCATAGCTAAGTCACTTCTCcctgagctcagtttcctcatttgtaaaagtgggataataatacctgtggaGAAATGATTATATAGGGATTATGGGGCTCAAACGAGATGTCATGTAAAAAACTCTTGAACAACTTCAAAGCgtcacataaatgttagctgttgttgttgtttcattcTTGATTGCGTCACTAACTAgcctattaaaaattaaatacaccCTGCTAGAGAACACAGAGTAGGGAAGCAATCCAGGTGCCACAAAAGAGGCTCATCATGGAAGACTccctggaggaggaggagtttTCTCATAGGATGCAATCATCCCAGATCAGCTGTTGCTGGCcaaattctttctcctctctatatCCCCCCCAAAGAGGTGCTGTGCTATATTGAGATATGCCCCAGGGCGAGGCAAGAGGGCAGAGATTAAATAAAGTCTGTAGATTAAAATGGGGTATGAACGTCATTTTTAATGATATGGGCTCCCATCTTATAATTCTTGAGCTTTCCTCACATCTATAGTAAGTaggtcagtcattcagtcaataaaccatttattaagtgcctactatgtaccaggcactgttctaagcactgaggataaaaaatgaggcaaaaggcAGCCCTTGCTCTTCATGAGTTCACAGTCTAACGAGGAGAGATCAAGCttatacaaatatgtattaacAAGTTATAtgggggagtggggaaaggaagtaaataattaaaagaaggaacgGAGGATTTCACAAAGTCTATCTGCTTGAAGGGGCAGCCGCCATAGATAAGTGGCACAGAGAGAGCActcagcctagagtcagaaagatctgagttcaagtccaacctcagacttattagctatgtgaccctgggcaagtcacttaaccctgcttgcctcagtttccttatctgtaaaatgagctagagaaaaaaaatggccaaacacgccaatatctctgccaagaaaaccccaaatggaattatagaaagtcagacatgactgaaacgaatgaaaaacaacaaatttgctTAAGGCAAAGGATATCTATTCTAAATATCTCCAGGGGAAATCATAAGCAATTAGATTCCTGTGGAATTTTATCCATTAAGCCTTATCTGGAAGAGATGCTATTTAAATGGAGGGGAGGCTAAGATACTCTAGAAGTATCTACCCTGACACCCtaatccaaattttctccctcccttcaccaTCATAGGACCTACAATTCCTCTATTAGAGGTTCATTCCTTTGGCCTGAGACTCAGTCCCCAGCTAAAATGCCAGGCTCCCAGAGAGGAGGTCTCACATTAAGCCATTAATAGTTATGTACGTCCTAGAGTGAATAAAATagcttggtatagtggaaagaaccccGAAAGTCAGAAGAATagaattctatttccttctctggcctcagtttcctcatgtgtaaaatgaaggggctgaactggatgatctctgaggtctgtTTCAGCACTGATACTCTAAATCATATAACGATACTGAGGTATCCTAGAGCCCAAGGCCTAGGCTGTCTGTTGAAATCAGCTCAGGTACAACCTTCTCaaggaagctttccctgatcctttcccttctcccactttttcctatatagaaatgatctctccctcctaGAGTATTTCTTAACACTTTTCCTGGATCCCTCCCACTTCCTTTCCTACTTACTTATGTCTGTGttgtcttctctccctctccctagaTTGTGAGCCCCTTGATGGCATGAACTgtgctcttttatttttctttttgtatgcgTGGGGGAAAAAAGCAGAGAGACCAGGACTTGGGTGCCTGTTTAATACATGTTCATTGTTTTGAATGGAGAAGGGCCTCTACTCCTAAATTTTCTATTCCCTAATCTTGGCCTGTTTTGTAAATCCTTGACTTCACCTGTTTCTAAGTCCTGAGGTTCCTAAAAGCTAATTGTGCTCCCAGTTTTTGAGTCAATAAGGTCAGGAAGTGGGCATCAATGAAGATTGGTGACCCAAGCTATCTTACCAGTTTAGGTTTCCAGGTGCCAGGTCCCCTGAAGGGGGTGACTCACCATCTCTGTGTCTCCTATCACTCATGGGAATAATGCCTGCCCCAGGACTAGCATGGCACCACATGAACCCAAAGATGATGGCcagataatacacacacacacacacacacacacacacacacacacacacacacacacaacacctcCCATAACTGCTTAATGACAGGCCTAGAGGGGCTTCAAAATCCACAAATAACAGTTGCCAGGCCGTGGACCTAGAAGGCTATTATTATCTTGAATTCCAGGGGTGCAAGAGCTTGATGTGGTAGAAGGACTTGGATGTTAGTCTAGAGATGAGTGGGGGAGCCACCCTGGGCTCCCCAACTCCCAAGAATCAGAGGATGGTAGAGCTGGAAAAGGGATAGAGAATTACAAGAGGTAACAATGTAGTGCAAAGAACCCTGGGTGTGAATCCTTTACTGGCTCCATGTATGACTTTAAGAAAGTCACTTCTCTTGGAAGCATAGCCTTTAAGGTGTCTTCCCACTCCCAAGCTTGTGACCCTGTGATCAATTATTCCAATTACAAGAAAATTATCTCTGTctcattatgttttttttttttttctgaatggcTCCATCTGTAGTCTGAGCTAATCTTTAGAAATTCATGCTCTAGAGAGAGTGAAGGGTGTTAAGGGGTGctatcattctttcattcaacaaacatttatcaaaaagAATCCTACGCTTGGAGTTAAGGGAGCTCAAAGCTATAAAGTATGGCTCAGATGCCATCCCTGCCCTCTTAGAGCTTATACCAGTTCATATCTCttgttttcccccttccccacccaacgCAGACTATCTGGAATCCCTCTCTTCACCCGCACCCTGACCAGATTTCTGTCTATCAGAAACatccttctcatctctccccagCTCCAGATCTAAGTACTGAGGGTAATCATTTAGCAACAtcagctctgtgatcttggacatgtgcctttcctctctgtgcctccatttccacacctgtaaaatggaactaCCACTCTTTGTACTAACACACTTCTTTCCTCTTATTGTATGTGTGGGGGGAATTTAAATGGAAGCTGTGGTTATCTCCTCATCTCTCATACGTCTTATAGGTTAGTAACACTGTCACTGaactcccccccctccccccaacaaatTGATTCTAaattctcacttcacttttctggtcctcagttacacttctgtaaaataagggctttGGGTTCAAAGATCCCATAACCTGCTCCTCTAAACCCTATGATTCCATTATTATATTAAACACTAGCTTTCATCCTTTGGAGAGGGTTGAGCTCCCAGTACCGCATAACATTATTTATGAATTCTACTTTTCCAAGGGCCTCCTTGAGTTCAATTCAACTCAGCAAACATTCAAATACCTACTGTAGGTAGAGGTCTGTGCTAAGCCCCAGGGGAGGTATAAAATGTGAATAGGGTCCCAACCCATACCACTAGCCCCAGAGTCAAGTGGGGCTATGGAACACTAACAATGACAGCAATCGTACACTATATCGTACTATCATACAACATTACAACTAGGGTTTGAAGGACATCTAACTGAACCTcattcttcagatgaggaagctgggctTTTCCTTAAAGAACTTATCCCACCCAGTCTTACTGGGGAGcaaatccctcattttaattTGAGGCTAATTTTCCTATGTACATTAACACATGGAGAGAGTTATAGGAGAGATCCAGACCAAGGGCTCCAGAAAATGTAAGAAGCCAAATATCACTTGCTAGTGTGGTGGTAGAAAGGGAGGCAAAAGTACttgggtttcttttttccccatttatttacTGAATGAACAAACATATCTTATGCCCCTGCTGTCTGCAGGAGTCTAGGGTTGAGCATGAGCCTACTTAGAGAAGTCCGAGCTATACTTGCCCTCAGGGCACTCACAGCCTGGGGGGGGAGATAAGACACATGGACACAGCTAAATCTCATACCGAGGCAGAATGATGTATGATCTGCAAGAGAGAAACTGAGCCAAGGATGTAAGTTTTCAGAGGACAGAAAGGCTACGTGTGGTTGGGAATATCAGAGGAGGTTTGATAAAAAAAGTAGTAAGCATTCAGTTAAGCCTTGAAGGATGAGGAGGAAATAAATGGGAGGGGGCTCTCTAAATACTAGGGCTGGGTCTACCCATTAGAACCAGGCCTGGATTTCTGGGGATGTGGTTGGGGCAGAGTAGGGGGAAGAGAATGAATCATCCTCAAGGTCCCATATTCTtcatcttctccccatctctccaagattttcatctgcaaaatgacaggAATGGACtagagcaggaattcttaacctcaGATGCACAGACAATAGATTTCAGGGGGGCCTGTGAAGTTGGATGGGAAAAggattttatctttatttcaatagaattagtGTCCATTATAATACTATGagctttattttattcatttaaaagcatttagAGAAACAGCCCATAGGGTTTACCAGATTGCCAACGAAGTCCATGATGCCAAAAGGGTACTTGACCTAGATAAtcaatctctaaggttccttctagatctaaatcttgTATCCAGTCTAACTTCTTTTTTGAACACTTCCAGAACCAGACAGATCCTCCCGCCTCCAAATCAACTCATTTCCTCGTGGGATTGGCACTGGCTAGCTCCCAGTATTACTGTTTCTCTTataccttttctcttccctttcttaccTGGGGTGCTGATCTTTTCCCTACTGTTTTTCTGTTCCTTGAGGATAGAAAAAAGTTTTCTGTTTGGGGGTGGTACAATCATACTTGGGAGGGTAAGGGAAGAGGTCATGGGGGAACTGtgaaattttaatgttttaattaaataatcacttctttcttcttttctacctttGTCCTACTCAACCTCgagtccccttcccctctttaaTCCTTGGGAGGCTCCACCTAACCTGCTCAAGACCAGTCAGGGTGGATGAACCAATTAAAGGAGACCACaataatttctttccattaaaattCACAGGCTTCCGGTCTTTCTCCCAATGCGCCTAGTTCTATGCTCTTGTGCTACATAGAAAAATGTCCAGTTAAGAGCCCTTCAAGTCTCTGCAGGCAATGATAACACcgatttttcttccttcctcacttactaacaataatagctagcattctgTTGCTGTTCATTCtcttcagtcatgcccaactcttcatgatcctagtTAGTGTTtccgtggcaaagatactggagtaggagtggtctgccatttctttctccagttagttttacagatgaggaaactgaagcaaatcgggctaagtggcttgcccaagatcacacagctagtaagtattgggggtcaaatttgaatttatatattcctgactccaggtccagggctctatccactgtgtcacctcgCTGCTCTTAACTAgcacttacaaagtgctttaaggtttacctaggtttatctcatttgatcctcacaaggacCCTGAGAAGTAAGATCTATTCGTATCCTGATTTTATaaactgaggaaactaaagctttaGTGATATTTCTagagtcacacacagctagtaaggttggagataagatttgaactcaggtcttcttttctccaaatccaatattctatcTAGTATCAAGCTCCCTTACATCTGAGCTCACctcatagcaaagaaaaaaaaaggtggttGGTCTCTTTGCAAATGTGgccatcttctttttttccccccagtcAGTGATTTCCCTGATAACTGTCAACTCTCCAATTCATCAGGAATTTAGAGGCTATGATAACTTTTATTTCTCCAGGTTTGGAAGATCATAAAGTGATCTCATAACAAGTtactaatgataataacagcaatcGATAAAGcactttaggatttgcaaagtactttgcatatattatctcataatCTTCACAGTGATACTGAGTTAagcaatattaatataaaaattattattaataataattatataacactttaaagtttgcaaagttctttacaaatattatctcatttgatccttgcaacaaccttgAGAGTTAGGTAGgtatatttttatccctattttacagataatgaaactgaagctgagagagattgagtgactaACTCACTCAAGGATCACAAAACATCtgatacaggatttgaacccaggtctccctaaTACCTTAATCATAAGATTAAGAATTGGGAGGGGTCTTGGAATTCATCTAGTTGAAACTTCTCAattgacagatgaaaaaaatcagaccCACACAGgcaaagtaacttgtccagggacatagaggtaataagtagcaaataagatttgaacacaaatccTTTGGTACCTTAGACAAGTGTTCTTTCCTAAATCTACGTCATACCACTGCATTATATTGACAtagcctttctcctttccctgccACACCCTATACTGACTTGCAAACAGATTTATGGACAAATTAAAGTGACaatataatagaacataaattccttgaaCTCAAACACTTCCTTATCTTCATGTGCCAATTATGTAGCggagtacctagcacatagtaggcacttaataatgcttattgaattgtaTAGGATTGAATTGGCTCTAACTTGATTCCTACCCCAGCAATGGAAATCTCCTTATAATTAATGGATTCCCAAGCTTGGCCAATAGTTTCTGCATTTGATTCCACATGCCTGTAGTCCTAATCAGAAATTTGGACATTCTCTCTGAGCTCCTTGTAACAAGTATCAGCTTCTATTGCAAGAGGATATTGTAAGGTTTAGTGTAAGAAAACACTTCCTAACTAACGGAGCTGTCCAGAGTTGTGCTGGCAACAGCTCAGACTAGccaaattttatattttcagtgtaagcatttacacaATGGAAATTgggaaatgctacaaatcaaggcttgctttattgttttgttacttgtctagacttaagaaagtgatggcaaAAAACtaacaatgcaaattaaacttaaaagtatatcctGTGAATGTTCCCCCGCCTCCTAGAgagctgttaaacatttatcagcataccCATCCCTGGAGCTGTCCCAAAGTTACATGAGCTACCTAAGAAAACCATGAGTTCCTCACCATGGGAAGTCTCCAAGTGGTAATTGAATATCCGCTTGTGATAGGGAATCCTGAATTGAGTTGAACTATTCCCGAAGAcccctccaactctgagattctctgatgtTGTGATGATTTGGGATGTACAATAAAGAAGCATCCAGTCAGATGGAGCTAATCAGGGGAATCTCTGCAACCAAATTCAATTTGAGAAGAATGTTTAGGACCATGTATAGGTTTTTAAGAAAAAGAGTCTGGGTGGAGCATGCTGAATCAATGGTAAATGTCAGTTTCTCTCATACAGCAGAATCTAGAGTGCTCTATCATACTCacccatctcttttctttcttctctcctaatTCCAGTCAACTCAATCAACCCCAACCATATCCTGGTGATGAAGTCCTGTGCCCCGGCATGCCCGAACAGCACCATTTCAACTGATGGACATGCCATTTCTGTTGCCTGCTGCCACACAAATCGATGCAATGGGAAAGTGGAGACAGATGCTTCTGCTAGCCTAGCCATCAGCCGAGGGGTTCTGTGGGTGGGTGTCTCCACCAGCCTTCTATGGGTGCTCC harbors:
- the LOC140500374 gene encoding lymphocyte antigen 6D-like; translation: MKLCLPALFLLAALCVNFAHSLECHVCCGPESCRAPVECSPTDKYCLITRAINSINPNHILVMKSCAPACPNSTISTDGHAISVACCHTNRCNGKVETDASASLAISRGVLWVGVSTSLLWVLLQASW